In one Tessaracoccus palaemonis genomic region, the following are encoded:
- the folE gene encoding GTP cyclohydrolase I FolE, with amino-acid sequence MAVDRERAAAAVRELLAAVGEDPDRDGLQDTPDRVARAWSELIAGYETEAADILGTTFDISHDEMVLVKDIELVSMCEHHLLPFTGVAHVGYIPSVDGRVTGLSKIARLVELYARRLQVQERLTTQIAEALVEHLDARGVIVVVEAEHTCMTMRGVRKPGSRTVTSAVRGQLRDPATRAEAMSLILGR; translated from the coding sequence ATGGCGGTCGACAGGGAGCGGGCCGCCGCGGCCGTCCGCGAGCTGCTCGCTGCGGTGGGGGAGGACCCCGACCGCGACGGGCTGCAGGACACTCCGGACCGCGTCGCGCGGGCCTGGAGCGAGCTGATCGCCGGCTACGAGACGGAAGCCGCGGACATCCTGGGGACCACGTTCGACATCTCGCACGACGAGATGGTGCTCGTCAAGGACATCGAGCTGGTGTCGATGTGTGAGCACCACCTGCTGCCCTTCACCGGGGTGGCGCACGTCGGCTACATCCCGTCCGTGGACGGTCGGGTCACAGGCCTGTCGAAGATTGCGCGGCTCGTCGAGCTGTATGCCCGCCGCCTGCAGGTGCAGGAGCGGCTCACCACGCAGATCGCCGAGGCCCTCGTCGAGCACCTCGACGCCCGAGGGGTCATCGTGGTGGTCGAGGCGGAGCACACCTGCATGACGATGCGCGGGGTGCGTAAGCCCGGCAGCCGCACCGTCACGTCCGCCGTCCGCGGGCAGCTGCGAGATCCCGCGACGCGCGCGGAGGCCATGAGCCTGATCCTCGGGAGGTGA